The following are from one region of the Ruficoccus sp. ZRK36 genome:
- a CDS encoding prepilin-type N-terminal cleavage/methylation domain-containing protein — MIRPALLKHRRAAAFSLVELLVVLAVIAVLTLFLIPAVTTVRARAQSTQCLSNLHHIHAGVLMYAAGHEGWLPPNNTNSNSGAWWQHVYPSLIADAGVFECPLDETGWINEANAALENNGKLSYGAMGNDDPYAKQGVMDKNLGMFINPSQCVMILDAPRSGRQLAKNWYYNWPKYITDIKPVHGDKVNMVFVDGHVDALSVDEIQQRFDEGKIKISYGNMTSRTAKLER; from the coding sequence ATGATTAGGCCAGCGTTGTTGAAGCATCGGCGCGCCGCCGCCTTTTCGCTGGTAGAGCTACTGGTGGTGCTAGCGGTCATTGCTGTTTTGACACTATTTCTGATCCCCGCGGTAACAACGGTCAGGGCCCGCGCACAGAGCACGCAGTGCCTGTCAAACCTGCACCATATTCACGCCGGGGTCCTCATGTACGCGGCCGGCCACGAGGGCTGGCTCCCGCCCAACAACACGAACAGCAACTCCGGCGCCTGGTGGCAGCACGTCTACCCGAGCCTGATCGCCGACGCGGGCGTCTTCGAATGCCCACTGGATGAAACGGGCTGGATTAACGAAGCCAACGCCGCACTGGAAAACAACGGAAAACTCTCCTATGGGGCGATGGGTAACGACGACCCCTACGCCAAGCAAGGCGTGATGGACAAAAACCTGGGCATGTTCATCAACCCGAGCCAGTGCGTCATGATCCTGGATGCCCCGCGCAGTGGCCGTCAGCTGGCGAAAAACTGGTACTACAACTGGCCGAAGTACATCACCGACATCAAGCCCGTACACGGCGACAAGGTCAACATGGTGTTCGTCGATGGCCATGTCGATGCCTTGTCCGTTGATGAGATCCAGCAGCGATTCGACGAAGGCAAAATCAAAATTTCATACGGGAACATGACCTCCCGAACAGCAAAACTTGAACGATAA
- a CDS encoding GDSL-type esterase/lipase family protein: protein MKKIKTLVPLSAACVLMVFSNSFLTTASAETPSTAENPATTPATRNPWLDQHERTLRNVKAHPDAKLVFIGDSITQNWNSRGKDVWKERYSGLPAISLGVSGDKTENILWRLQHGELDGLDPALIVIMAGTNNIHRDTAEQIAEGIEAIVNEVLARCPDSQIVLMGIFPRGPNPRAPERPKIIEVNAIISELAADPQVEFLDIRDSLVDENGNMDRELFPDYLHPLAPGYVIWADALNPYLEKALSAPEGTEG, encoded by the coding sequence ATGAAAAAGATCAAGACACTGGTTCCCCTCAGCGCCGCATGCGTGCTGATGGTTTTCTCGAATTCATTTTTAACGACGGCCTCCGCCGAAACGCCCTCCACAGCCGAGAACCCGGCGACGACCCCGGCCACTCGCAACCCTTGGCTGGACCAGCATGAGCGGACGCTGAGAAACGTCAAAGCACACCCGGACGCCAAGCTTGTCTTTATTGGCGACTCGATCACGCAGAACTGGAACAGCCGCGGCAAGGATGTCTGGAAAGAGCGCTATAGCGGTCTGCCCGCGATCAGCCTCGGCGTCAGTGGCGACAAAACGGAGAACATCCTGTGGCGCCTCCAGCATGGCGAGCTCGACGGGCTCGACCCGGCGCTGATCGTCATCATGGCAGGTACGAACAACATTCACCGCGACACCGCCGAGCAGATTGCCGAAGGGATAGAGGCTATTGTCAATGAGGTGCTCGCACGCTGCCCGGACAGCCAGATCGTGCTGATGGGTATTTTCCCGCGCGGCCCCAACCCGCGCGCCCCCGAGCGTCCCAAGATCATTGAGGTGAATGCTATCATCTCGGAGCTGGCCGCTGACCCGCAGGTGGAGTTCCTCGATATCCGCGACAGCCTCGTCGATGAAAACGGCAACATGGACCGTGAACTTTTCCCGGACTACCTGCATCCGCTCGCTCCCGGCTATGTCATCTGGGCAGATGCCCTGAACCCCTACCTTGAAAAGGCGCTCTCCGCGCCTGAGGGGACCGAAGGATGA
- a CDS encoding PEP-CTERM sorting domain-containing protein yields the protein MKTSNSKLTPILFSASILAGALPLTSSAEVLYFENFESYTPGSAITSASPYWSSTTNTNDVYFEAHDSGDYFGADNQYGYIADTSVTNNQNMSDATSSFTGTYTGQIDLDFYDASDDLFNGAGFILRFGTGDGNTKTSFGIYIQNGEIMKAYGQYVTRDPATAVTYDMDTANTLSIVFNNTDESMIYAGGSIAAYSMDVYLNGVQIAHDWGTAGEDPAGSLIQMVNFNAKRSANSESDFAGTLYLDNLKVSSDISIPEPSSSYMLIAGLAGMLIALRKRLLKQRS from the coding sequence ATGAAAACATCCAACTCAAAGCTCACTCCCATCCTGTTCTCCGCATCGATCCTCGCGGGTGCGCTCCCGTTAACCTCCTCCGCCGAGGTCCTGTACTTCGAGAACTTCGAAAGCTACACCCCCGGCAGTGCTATCACCAGCGCCAGTCCATACTGGTCGAGCACGACGAATACCAATGACGTGTACTTCGAGGCCCACGACAGCGGCGACTACTTCGGCGCCGACAACCAGTACGGCTATATCGCTGACACCAGCGTCACAAATAACCAGAACATGTCGGACGCCACGTCTTCTTTTACCGGTACCTATACCGGCCAGATCGATCTCGACTTCTACGATGCCTCAGACGACCTCTTTAACGGAGCGGGCTTCATCCTTCGCTTCGGCACTGGTGACGGCAACACAAAGACCAGCTTCGGTATCTACATCCAAAACGGAGAGATCATGAAAGCGTACGGCCAATATGTGACCAGAGATCCAGCAACGGCCGTCACCTACGATATGGATACGGCCAATACGCTCTCGATCGTATTTAACAATACAGACGAGTCCATGATTTACGCAGGTGGCTCTATCGCCGCCTACAGCATGGATGTCTATCTCAATGGCGTCCAGATTGCACATGACTGGGGAACGGCTGGCGAAGATCCCGCCGGATCACTTATCCAAATGGTCAACTTTAACGCCAAAAGAAGCGCCAACAGCGAGTCCGACTTCGCAGGGACACTCTATCTGGACAACCTCAAGGTCAGCTCCGACATCAGCATCCCTGAGCCGTCCTCCTCCTATATGCTCATCGCCGGTCTGGCAGGCATGCTGATCGCGCTGCGCAAGCGACTGCTCAAGCAGCGCTCCTAA
- a CDS encoding MFS transporter encodes MEKLTMGGGGLAQMMTDNGIMSLANSVYNMVLGLNPAVISTVFGIVRIWDAVTDPVMGAVSDNTRTRFGRRRPYLFVGAILCGLLYPLVWCVPEGWGGTAMAIYFATATILFYTCATVYGVSFQALLTEMTPDYEERTRVTSFVYFIQSLGWLILPSIFWLSQFDFFGDTLTGVRTLTTIVGGFILVMGVICAVRSKERYMSVAAKQKKVPILKAIRSTMTNRPFLLLIGLCIFMQIGNQMVNTLGTYLNVYYVNDGDLKAGAKIGFILAACNVPLSMLVVAVVGHYFANVEKKLILLCGMSLALVGTVSKWFLITPEHPYWQIIPPMIMTPGNACFWMLIASLRADVCDYDELKTGTRSEGMFGSVHSWVMKFSFSIVYSMSGFILVWVGFNQAHGGAQGEHTIFMMRFLYSFVPTTSIVIGILLVIIYPLTKGRMHEIREELEHRRSL; translated from the coding sequence ATGGAGAAACTGACCATGGGCGGAGGGGGCCTGGCTCAGATGATGACCGATAACGGTATCATGTCGTTGGCCAACTCGGTGTATAACATGGTGCTCGGGCTTAATCCCGCCGTGATCAGCACGGTATTTGGGATCGTCCGTATTTGGGACGCCGTCACCGACCCCGTCATGGGGGCGGTCTCGGACAATACCCGCACGCGTTTTGGCCGGCGGCGTCCCTATCTCTTTGTCGGGGCCATCCTGTGCGGGCTGCTGTACCCGCTGGTGTGGTGCGTCCCTGAGGGCTGGGGAGGCACGGCCATGGCGATCTACTTCGCCACCGCCACCATCCTTTTCTACACCTGCGCCACGGTGTACGGGGTCAGCTTTCAGGCGCTGCTCACTGAGATGACACCTGACTACGAGGAGCGCACGCGCGTGACCTCGTTCGTGTATTTTATCCAGAGCCTTGGCTGGCTGATCCTGCCCTCCATCTTCTGGCTGTCGCAGTTTGACTTCTTTGGGGACACGCTGACCGGTGTGCGCACCCTCACCACGATCGTGGGCGGCTTCATTCTCGTCATGGGGGTCATCTGTGCGGTCCGCTCCAAGGAACGCTACATGAGCGTAGCGGCGAAGCAGAAAAAAGTCCCGATCCTCAAGGCCATCCGCAGCACGATGACCAACCGGCCGTTTCTGCTGTTGATCGGACTGTGTATTTTCATGCAGATCGGTAACCAGATGGTGAACACGCTGGGCACCTACCTGAATGTTTACTACGTCAACGACGGCGACCTCAAGGCCGGGGCAAAGATCGGCTTCATCCTGGCTGCGTGCAATGTACCGCTGAGCATGCTCGTGGTGGCCGTCGTGGGGCACTACTTTGCTAACGTGGAGAAGAAGCTCATCCTGCTGTGCGGCATGAGTCTGGCCCTCGTCGGCACCGTCTCCAAGTGGTTCCTGATCACACCAGAGCACCCCTACTGGCAAATCATCCCGCCCATGATCATGACCCCCGGTAACGCCTGCTTCTGGATGCTCATCGCCTCCCTGCGTGCCGACGTGTGCGACTACGATGAGCTGAAGACCGGCACCCGCAGCGAGGGTATGTTTGGCAGCGTCCACTCCTGGGTCATGAAGTTTTCCTTCTCCATCGTGTACAGTATGTCGGGCTTTATTCTGGTATGGGTGGGCTTCAATCAGGCACACGGCGGTGCGCAGGGCGAGCACACCATCTTCATGATGCGCTTCCTGTATTCCTTTGTGCCGACGACCTCGATCGTTATCGGTATCTTACTGGTCATCATCTATCCGCTGACCAAGGGCCGAATGCATGAGATTCGCGAGGAGTTGGAGCACCGCCGCTCTCTGTAG
- a CDS encoding AraC family transcriptional regulator codes for MESLESLCSQYGGKFTRQRGAWPRAIRDYWLIFEALHPIAAGYLSRSAQIHKSWGMRWHIENNQMRTLECYSLVLITRGHGWYRDEFTKADIEFQAGDLICLFPGQAHAYAPDPGESWDEINIEFVGPVFDSWMGIGLLDPHQPIRHLAPFDAPDKIDYWLRRFYDVVLPLLKSNTFEPSLSDTGRMLALIAEMCDSWQSGNCDADVKWISDAKRQLRELPFDQKPDYDELARSYSIGEQAYRKKFKRLGGLTPVEYRSRLQIEAACHELISDKPIKEIGYDLGFGSYYYFSRRFKQLTGMTPGEYRNRVNA; via the coding sequence ATGGAATCGCTGGAATCACTGTGCAGCCAATACGGGGGGAAATTCACCCGCCAGCGCGGAGCTTGGCCCCGCGCGATTCGCGATTACTGGCTGATCTTTGAGGCGCTACATCCCATCGCCGCCGGCTATCTCAGCCGCAGTGCCCAGATCCATAAAAGCTGGGGCATGCGCTGGCATATTGAGAATAATCAAATGCGCACGCTGGAGTGCTACTCGCTGGTGCTCATCACACGCGGGCACGGATGGTACCGAGACGAGTTCACCAAGGCAGACATCGAGTTCCAGGCCGGGGATTTGATCTGCCTGTTTCCCGGCCAGGCCCATGCCTACGCCCCCGATCCGGGCGAATCCTGGGACGAGATCAACATCGAGTTTGTCGGCCCGGTGTTTGATAGCTGGATGGGTATCGGTCTGCTCGACCCACACCAGCCCATTCGCCATCTTGCCCCCTTCGATGCACCGGATAAAATCGACTACTGGCTGCGGCGCTTCTACGACGTCGTCCTGCCCCTGCTCAAGTCCAACACCTTTGAGCCGAGCCTGAGCGATACCGGCCGGATGCTCGCCCTGATCGCCGAGATGTGCGACAGCTGGCAGTCGGGGAACTGCGATGCCGACGTCAAATGGATCAGCGATGCCAAGAGACAACTGCGCGAGCTCCCGTTCGACCAAAAGCCGGACTACGATGAGCTCGCCCGCTCGTACAGCATCGGTGAGCAGGCCTACCGTAAAAAGTTTAAACGCCTCGGCGGACTGACCCCCGTGGAGTACCGCTCCCGCCTCCAGATCGAGGCGGCCTGCCACGAGCTGATTTCAGATAAGCCCATCAAGGAGATCGGCTACGATCTCGGCTTTGGCAGCTACTATTACTTTTCCCGGCGTTTCAAACAACTAACGGGCATGACACCAGGTGAATATAGGAATAGGGTAAATGCATAG
- a CDS encoding autotransporter-associated beta strand repeat-containing protein has translation MNKTYPILTAALFAALPLTAANYSWTNSNAGGLWSDTNNWSPVGQPGSGDIVGAPTAFGQAYVDTDVTIDELKYETGANSWSLVGYGSDHTMTMDQLIKYGGLTLSITSNSADEKLSLNLETLNARDGTLNLGGVNSWQANALGSLNVTGSTLVYENLNINADSAALGLISFMDAQGALAISSLRTGGDAAREVSSTGLTGDVGTLYVTGAGLQATNATLTTTLTIDNDTDYTYSGTILDRTNDSTKAGTVTLNLIKNGTGTQRLAGTNSYKGTTTINSGSLLVNGTHANAGAYQINGGLLGGSGSITTADADIVVANGGGLTPGDNGVGTLTMDLGTGTLDISAAAAAPAALVYQIAAVDASDRIDVTGTVNIGEGALDLDSFDFDFLSGTQEGTYTLISSTENIVGTLGSNTTGTYGDWSVTLYLSENSHNVMMDVTTNIPEVSSLGLIIGIGALSVLVFKRRK, from the coding sequence ATGAACAAGACCTATCCAATACTCACGGCAGCTCTTTTTGCTGCCCTCCCCCTGACGGCCGCTAATTATTCGTGGACCAACTCGAATGCGGGTGGCCTGTGGAGCGATACCAATAACTGGAGCCCGGTTGGCCAGCCCGGCAGCGGCGACATCGTTGGTGCCCCGACCGCATTCGGCCAAGCTTACGTCGACACAGACGTCACGATCGACGAGCTCAAATATGAGACAGGTGCGAACAGCTGGTCATTGGTGGGCTACGGCAGCGACCACACCATGACGATGGATCAGCTGATCAAGTATGGTGGCCTGACGCTGTCGATCACCTCCAACTCCGCTGACGAGAAACTCTCATTGAACCTTGAGACCCTGAATGCCCGTGACGGCACGTTGAACTTGGGTGGCGTCAACTCCTGGCAGGCAAACGCCCTGGGCAGCCTGAATGTAACCGGGTCGACCCTGGTCTACGAGAATCTCAACATCAACGCCGACAGCGCCGCTCTGGGCTTGATCAGCTTTATGGATGCGCAAGGCGCGCTCGCCATCTCCTCCCTGCGCACGGGCGGTGATGCGGCACGTGAGGTCAGCAGCACAGGTCTGACGGGTGATGTCGGTACGCTCTACGTGACTGGCGCTGGTCTCCAGGCCACGAACGCAACCCTGACCACGACGCTGACGATCGATAACGACACGGACTACACCTACTCCGGCACGATCCTTGACCGCACTAATGACAGCACGAAGGCTGGCACGGTCACCCTGAACCTTATCAAGAACGGCACGGGCACCCAGCGCCTCGCCGGTACCAACTCCTACAAAGGCACCACCACGATCAACAGTGGTTCCCTGCTCGTGAATGGCACTCATGCCAACGCCGGAGCCTACCAGATCAATGGTGGCCTGCTCGGTGGTAGCGGCTCGATCACGACCGCCGATGCCGATATCGTCGTCGCCAATGGCGGTGGCCTCACCCCGGGTGACAATGGCGTGGGTACACTCACCATGGATCTGGGCACCGGTACGCTCGACATCTCGGCCGCAGCCGCTGCTCCGGCTGCTCTGGTCTACCAGATCGCAGCCGTCGATGCCAGCGACCGCATTGATGTAACCGGCACGGTCAATATTGGCGAGGGCGCACTCGACCTCGACAGCTTCGACTTCGACTTCCTCAGCGGCACTCAGGAGGGTACCTACACGCTCATTTCCTCCACGGAAAATATCGTCGGCACTCTGGGCAGCAACACCACTGGCACCTACGGTGACTGGTCGGTGACCCTGTATCTCTCCGAGAACAGCCACAACGTCATGATGGATGTCACGACAAACATTCCGGAAGTGTCTTCCCTGGGCCTGATCATCGGTATCGGCGCCCTTTCTGTCCTTGTTTTCAAGCGCAGAAAATAA
- a CDS encoding LacI family DNA-binding transcriptional regulator encodes MDKKRVTQEDVAKEAGVHRATVSLSLRSHPSIPEKTRERVIEAARKLGYAPDPMLSALAMYRNTTRSHAFHGTLAWLVFTDQRDFDWRDVGVFRQYHQGALARAKENGFTLETFEFNPNEIPYDRQASILKARNIRGILLFPQPLPRVVEGFPWDDFSMVTFGYSLLKPELHTVCSTQYRAMLQTMHKLHEKGYRRISLAIGFGINDRTDNNFLAGYLAAQYRIGEPPLVHQRTWGWDLDAFINRLREEKPEAVIVDSYYMVNLMKRSGLRIPEDLAVVCPMLSCEQTDVGIAGVTEDGYHVGEVAVDHLTRMLQRGETGVPEKVLRIHVEGIWHDSPTLPALKRKKAKKAPRSRRKNSQR; translated from the coding sequence ATGGATAAAAAGCGTGTTACCCAGGAAGACGTTGCCAAAGAGGCCGGTGTACACCGCGCCACGGTTTCGCTCTCCTTGCGCAGCCACCCCAGCATCCCGGAGAAGACCCGCGAGCGCGTCATAGAGGCTGCCCGGAAGCTCGGCTACGCGCCGGACCCGATGCTCTCGGCGCTGGCCATGTACCGCAACACGACCCGGAGCCACGCCTTTCACGGCACCCTTGCCTGGCTCGTTTTCACAGACCAGCGCGACTTTGATTGGCGGGATGTTGGCGTATTCAGGCAGTACCATCAGGGGGCCCTTGCCCGCGCGAAGGAAAACGGTTTCACGCTGGAGACCTTCGAGTTTAACCCCAACGAAATCCCCTACGACCGCCAGGCCTCGATCCTCAAGGCCCGCAACATCCGCGGCATCCTGCTCTTTCCTCAGCCCCTACCCCGTGTGGTAGAGGGCTTCCCCTGGGACGACTTCTCGATGGTCACCTTCGGGTACTCCCTGCTCAAGCCCGAGCTGCACACCGTCTGCTCCACCCAGTACCGGGCCATGCTACAGACCATGCACAAGCTGCACGAAAAGGGCTACCGGCGCATCTCACTGGCTATTGGATTTGGGATTAATGACAGGACCGATAACAACTTTCTGGCCGGGTACCTGGCCGCACAATACCGCATCGGTGAGCCACCGCTGGTGCACCAAAGGACATGGGGATGGGACCTGGACGCCTTCATCAATCGCCTTCGTGAGGAAAAGCCTGAGGCCGTCATCGTTGACAGCTACTACATGGTTAACCTGATGAAGCGGAGCGGACTTCGCATCCCTGAGGATCTGGCGGTGGTCTGTCCGATGCTCTCCTGCGAGCAGACAGACGTCGGCATCGCCGGCGTCACCGAGGACGGCTATCACGTGGGTGAAGTCGCGGTGGATCACCTCACGCGTATGCTCCAGCGCGGGGAAACGGGTGTACCCGAAAAGGTCCTGCGCATCCACGTAGAGGGCATCTGGCATGACAGCCCCACTCTGCCTGCCCTCAAGCGTAAAAAGGCCAAGAAAGCTCCCCGCTCTCGTCGCAAGAACTCCCAGCGCTAG
- a CDS encoding carbohydrate binding domain-containing protein — protein sequence MFNKTLCLMLALFTTIGVVTNADAVGASDVTLVGQKYGSMEMVRVDDCEGLTEAWELDCTASAKPGDFGLSFPAAPFDLQKGKVYTLSFYAKLSDVFDTITVSIDSDSGKKTAGFTYQLSGQWTQIFVPFKATGQEARITMTLGGEPQKVYVGGLRVEASGVPFEETKSGYYMVESDGWETVVIDWDQGMGIGECTDVIANGEYIYAITKRALHVFKTNGRGEDPTLVKSTEPYGDLRQMSMTDDKKAIVATARANEVYVFDISDPENPVVASRIDSIEAATGIDVQGKYCYIADRSYGVDIFDISDIYNPVMVSNIPAGESQDCKVYDGYLYIGIWGARKVRICDVRDVDNPKIIGDIQLRGRGDGVNIKDGILYAATGHMEDWEPQSTSQGYGNGNGMEIYDVRDPRKPVLLSRVRTDGQMYCSYPDIWRVSVAGDYAYLSSTYNGIYVYDTTDKRLPRRVAHIDVVTEKGEPGYADLKRKSTWVYPFDTEKVRNGALIDCDVQDGTMYIANTSNDLYVLHGKDYLAEATDENDSTVFPGQDYSGTYYTNDLAAMGFKNPKLFKPGSQVWSSARYGDYTYVASGSDGIYVIDDDMNVISQYPSNDITNDIQIVGNRIYAAENTAGLCIYEIDEASPEKITLKGTYKQGVMPIVEVAPSPDARYALVQTGNVSALLDVSDIEHPTLYKRFPYTMVYQNQMTRECAQDRYLMIYTPYSKTVVCDFGEDGSYEKPEIHTSWKINSSKHRVGGLAADGDFVLAMVGDSVCRFDPSNEEVYKMPLGSNPDLQLFQVKGVHGKPSVIGDYVFVADRMSGDLSILKLSEDRSEPPVLVKEATFKGNPARATAVGERVYLPLGYGGLASFDMAGLSSED from the coding sequence ATGTTTAATAAAACCCTTTGTCTGATGCTTGCCCTGTTCACCACGATTGGAGTGGTTACCAATGCCGATGCTGTGGGGGCGAGCGACGTCACCCTGGTCGGCCAAAAGTACGGATCGATGGAAATGGTCCGGGTCGATGACTGTGAGGGTCTGACAGAGGCTTGGGAGCTCGATTGTACGGCCTCGGCAAAGCCCGGAGACTTTGGCCTAAGCTTTCCGGCTGCACCGTTTGATCTGCAAAAAGGAAAAGTCTATACGCTCAGCTTTTATGCAAAGCTGTCTGACGTATTCGATACGATTACGGTGTCGATCGACAGTGATTCCGGTAAAAAAACGGCAGGCTTTACGTATCAGCTTTCCGGGCAATGGACGCAGATTTTTGTGCCCTTTAAAGCCACAGGTCAGGAAGCACGCATCACCATGACCCTTGGCGGTGAACCCCAGAAGGTCTATGTCGGCGGCCTCCGTGTCGAGGCCAGCGGTGTGCCGTTCGAGGAGACTAAGAGCGGCTACTACATGGTCGAGTCTGATGGCTGGGAAACGGTCGTCATTGACTGGGATCAGGGCATGGGAATCGGTGAGTGCACGGACGTGATTGCAAATGGCGAGTATATCTATGCCATTACGAAGCGTGCTCTCCACGTCTTTAAGACCAATGGCAGGGGAGAGGACCCGACGCTGGTTAAAAGCACCGAGCCGTACGGCGATTTACGGCAGATGAGCATGACGGATGACAAGAAGGCGATCGTCGCGACCGCCAGGGCGAATGAAGTCTATGTCTTCGACATCTCGGACCCTGAGAACCCGGTTGTCGCCTCACGGATTGACTCGATCGAGGCCGCCACGGGCATCGATGTACAGGGCAAGTACTGCTATATCGCGGACAGATCCTACGGCGTTGATATCTTTGACATTTCAGACATCTATAACCCCGTCATGGTCTCGAATATCCCGGCCGGAGAGAGCCAGGACTGCAAGGTGTATGATGGCTATCTATACATCGGCATATGGGGCGCCCGCAAGGTCCGCATCTGCGATGTGCGCGATGTCGACAACCCGAAGATCATTGGTGATATCCAGCTGAGAGGTCGCGGCGATGGCGTGAATATCAAGGACGGGATTCTCTATGCTGCCACCGGCCACATGGAGGACTGGGAGCCGCAGTCCACAAGCCAGGGCTACGGCAACGGCAACGGTATGGAAATCTACGATGTGCGGGACCCGAGAAAGCCTGTCCTGCTTTCAAGAGTCCGGACGGATGGGCAGATGTACTGCTCGTACCCCGACATCTGGCGGGTGAGCGTCGCCGGTGACTATGCGTACCTGTCGAGCACCTATAACGGTATCTACGTGTACGACACGACCGACAAGCGCCTGCCGCGGCGCGTTGCGCACATCGATGTCGTCACTGAAAAGGGTGAGCCCGGGTATGCGGACCTGAAGCGGAAGTCCACCTGGGTCTATCCTTTTGATACGGAGAAGGTCCGAAACGGTGCCCTCATCGATTGCGACGTGCAGGATGGAACCATGTACATCGCCAACACTTCTAATGACCTGTACGTGCTTCACGGTAAGGACTACCTGGCTGAGGCTACAGACGAGAACGACTCCACGGTCTTCCCCGGTCAGGATTACAGCGGCACCTATTACACAAATGACCTCGCCGCAATGGGCTTTAAGAACCCCAAGCTCTTTAAGCCCGGCAGCCAGGTGTGGAGCAGTGCCAGGTATGGTGACTATACCTACGTGGCTTCAGGCTCAGATGGTATTTACGTGATCGACGATGACATGAACGTCATCAGCCAGTATCCGTCGAACGACATTACAAATGACATCCAGATCGTTGGGAACCGGATCTATGCGGCGGAAAATACGGCTGGACTGTGCATTTACGAGATCGACGAGGCCAGTCCCGAGAAGATTACCCTCAAAGGGACCTATAAACAGGGAGTCATGCCGATCGTCGAGGTAGCACCTTCGCCGGATGCCAGATATGCTCTGGTCCAGACGGGTAATGTCTCTGCACTGCTCGATGTCTCGGATATCGAGCACCCGACGCTGTACAAGCGATTCCCCTACACCATGGTTTACCAGAACCAGATGACACGCGAGTGCGCTCAAGACCGCTATCTGATGATCTACACCCCCTACTCAAAGACGGTGGTCTGCGACTTTGGTGAGGACGGTAGCTATGAGAAGCCGGAGATCCACACCTCCTGGAAGATCAATTCCTCTAAGCATCGAGTCGGTGGGCTGGCGGCTGACGGTGACTTCGTCCTGGCGATGGTGGGCGATAGCGTCTGCCGCTTTGATCCCTCAAATGAAGAAGTCTACAAGATGCCCCTCGGGAGTAATCCCGACCTGCAGTTGTTTCAGGTAAAAGGTGTTCACGGAAAACCGTCCGTGATTGGTGATTACGTATTCGTTGCGGATCGCATGAGCGGAGACCTTTCTATCCTGAAGCTGTCTGAAGACCGCAGCGAGCCACCCGTCCTGGTGAAGGAAGCCACCTTTAAAGGCAACCCTGCGCGTGCGACAGCAGTGGGAGAGCGTGTCTACCTTCCCCTTGGCTACGGTGGTCTTGCCAGCTTCGATATGGCAGGTCTTTCCAGTGAGGACTAG